TGGGGTGATTGTTAAGGATCACTCTCTCTTCCTAACGCAAATCAATAAGTTATAAAATAAAGATGTCAAATGTCAATGTGTCATGGGCTCCCTCTAAGCCCCGCGCAGCTTTCTGCACAATAACTAGTTATTGACGCGAGCGATACTCCTTGTCTTTATATGTAgcttaaaattaatatttttaaattaattgaaggtgaaaaaaagtataaaaaaaagAATGTAAGAGCATTTCGAATGATTGTAGCTAGGGATATTCGAAATATAGCTAGGGACGTAAGAGCATTTCGATAAAATAATGTTTGCAATTGTTACAGTTACCTTGAGTGTGACTGCTTTGATCAATATCTTTGATCAGTTTCTTGCTGATCAAGTCAAGAAAGAACTAAGAAGGAAGAAAGAATAGAAGataagaaagaagaagaagaagaagagagaaaaatcaGAGTACGAGAGAATCAGAGAGAAGAGATAGGAATTAGGATTTTATTTCTGTTATTTGATAACTGATCACAATCAGCTAAAACAGTACTTATACAACGCAATATCGATTTTATACAATGCAATGCCATGTCATCAAGTTTGTTATAACAGCTTAACAAACTTTTAACTAACCAACTGACTAAAGTCAACATGTTGCCCATTGACTTAGTGTATTATCATTTGTGCCTTAACATTTCTTCCCCCTTTGAAAAAGAACTTGTCCCAAGTTCAAGGTAGTTGAAAATCAGGAAACTGAAGCACAAATTCAGAAGCTATTTCCCATGTGGTTTCATGTACAGGACTGTCCATCCATTGCACCAAATATTGCAGCTGATCTTGTCCTTGCTTATTGACCACCCTACTGTCTAAAACAGCCAAAGGTTGACTCTTAGCTTGAAGATCTTGACCTTGGAACTAGTTGGGAATATGAGTTGCAATAGGCAAAGTACCATGGAAAACTTTCAGTTAAGAAACATGAAAGACATTGTGAATTTTTGCATCACTTGGTAACTGAAGCTTGTATACCACTTTTCCAACCACTGCAATGATCTGAAATGGACCATAAAACTTGCGAGACAATTTCTGATTACCCCTGCGCTGGATTGAAGTTTGTCTGTAGGGTTGTAGCTTAAGCCACACCCAATCCCCAACTAAAAACACTCTGTCACTTCTGTGTTTGTCAGCTTGTAACTTCATCCTATCCTGTGCTCTTAAAAGATGAAACTTCAGTAAAGAAACTATTGATTCTCTTCTTTCCATGCTCCTGTCCACCTCCCAATTAACAGAATCTCCTGGTAAATAAGGCAAATGCAAGGGGGGTGGTTGCCCATACACAACTTCATAAGGTGTTAGCTGAGTGGCTGAGTGGAAATGGGTATTATACCACCATTCAGCCAATGGTAGCCAAGCATTCCAGTCTTTAGGACTGTCAGCACACATACATCTTAGATAGGTTTCCAAGCACCTATTGATCACCTCAGTTTGGCCATCTGTTTCTGGATGATAGGAAGAAGAGAGCAAAAATGTAGTGCCATGTAAGCTAAACAAACCTTGCCAGAATTGACTGAGGAAAATAGCATCTCTGTCACTCACAATAGTTCTTGGCCAACCATGCAATTTGAACACATGATCTAGGTAAGATTGAGCCACTTGAACTGCAGTAAAAGGGTGAGAAAGAGACATGAAATGGTTGTACTTGCTTAACCTGTCCACTACAACAAAGATAACTTCTTTGCCTCCTGATTTAGGCAATCCAGTGATAAAATCCATGGAAATGTCAACCCACACTGCCTCTGGAATAGGTAAATGCGGAAGCAACCCTGGATATGCAGCAGTGTCATACTTTGCTGCTTGACAAACTTTACAAGATTTTACAAATTGCCTCACATCTTTTGTCAACCCTTTCCAGTAGAACAAGTTCTTAACCCTTCTCACTGTGAGATCTCTGCCAGAATGTCCACTCTCAGGTTCTGAGTGCAACCAAGTAATGATTCTAGATCTTAAGTTAGCATCAGGTCCAACTACCAGTTTGTGTTTTCTTCTTAACAACCCATCAACCAAGGTAAAATTATCCACTGCAAGTGCACCAGGTTGCTGCAGTTGTGTGAGTGTAGTTAGCAGGCTCGCATCCAATGAATAACTGGCCTTTATTAGTTCAGTTAAGTCAGAAGAAACCACTGAAATTGCCATACACAGAATAGAAGAACCTTGGACCCTAGATAATGCATCTGCAGCTACATTCTCTTTTCCACTTTTGTactgaatttcataatcaaaccCCATTAACTTTGAAAGCCAAAACTGTTGGAAAGGAGTTGAGACTTTCTGTTGTAAAAGCCATTTCAAACTTTTTTGGTCTGTTTTAATTATGAAATGTGTGCTCATCAAATATTGCTCCCACTTCTAAACTGCAAAAACAATTGCCAGCAGTTCCTTCTCATACACAGAGAGCTTTTGCCATTTGGAACCCAATGTTCTACTGATATAAGCCAAAGGGTGATTTTCTTGCATCAAAACAGCCCCAATACCCTTACATGAAGCATCTGTTTCCACAACAAAGACTTAGAGAAGTTAGGAACTGCTAAAACTGGAGAAGAAATAAGAGCTTTTTTGAGAAGAACAAAAGCTTGTTGTGCTTGATCACTCCACTGAAATGCCCCCTTTTTAAGCAACTCAGTCAAAGGCTTACATATAAGAGAATAATTCTGCACAAATTTTCTGTAATAACCTGTTAAGCCCAAAAAACTTCTTAACTCCTTAACATTTGATGGAACATGCCAACTTTCCACTGCAGAAATTTTCTGTGGATCAGTTTCAACTCCCTTAGCTGAAATATAATGTCCTAAATATTCCACCCTTTCCATGGCAAAGCTGCATTTACTAGCTTTAGCAAACATCATATTGTGTCTCATGAGTTCAAACACCTGACCTAGGTGTTGCCAATGATCCTCTATAGTCTTGTTGTACACCAATATGTCATCAAAGAACACCAATACACTCTTTCTCAAGAGTGGTTTAAACACACTGTACATCCATCCTTGAAAAGATGCTGGAGCATTTGTAAGGCCAAATGGCATGACCAGAAACTCAAAGTGACCAGCATGAGTTTTAAAAGCTGTTTTGTGTACATCATCATCATGTACCCTGAGTTGATGATAACCAGCTCTTAAGTCAAGCTTGCTAAACACAGTAGCACCTGCTAGTTCATCAATTAACTCATCAATAATAGGGATAGGGAATTTATTCTTAATGGTCTTGCTATTCAACTCCCTGTAATCCACACAAAGCCTCCATGTACCATCTTTTTTCCCAACCAAAACCACAGGGGATGCAAAAGGGCTAGCACTGTTCTGTATTATACCTCTGTCCAGCATTTCTTGCACCAATTGCTCAATAATATCCCTTTGTTTGAGTGGATACCTATATGGTCTAATATTCACTGGCCTTGCATTTGGTTCAAGTGGAATGGTATGGTCAAATACACCCCTATGGGGTGGTAACAACTCAGGATCAGCAAAGATATCTTTGTATCTGTCTTTCAGTGACTGAAGCTCACTTGACACAGGTGTTAACAAGGCATTATCTAATTTTACTTCATTGAATGATATATCCCTAACCTGAAGCAAACACAATTGGACTGCATTCTCTATAAGTTTCTCTGTAGGTGGACCTTCAAGCAACCTGACTTTCTGTGGATGTACTCCTTTTAGAGTAAACTGATCACCTTCTTGATCAAACACCATTTTCAACTCTTTAAAATCCCAACATATTGGTCCAAGTGTAGCCAACCACTGGACACCTAAGACCATATCACAACCTCCTAAATCAATCAGCATGACATCAGTCACAAACAATTTTCCTTGCATCTCCCAACTAAACCCTTTGCAGACATGTTGACACTTGAGATGATTGCCATCAGCTACTGTAACATGCTGAGCTGGAATGCTCTCAATGGAACACCCCATTTTTCTAGCTAAATTCAAATCCAGAAAGTTGTGAGTACTTCCTGAATCCACTAGGATATGAAACACTCTAGACCCCTTCAATCCTTTTACTCTCATGGTTTGAAAGTTTTGGTTTCCTGACAGTGCATTCAGTGACAGAACTGGTTCATTCACATCCTCATCTTCATCTGTTTCAGCTTCTAGATCACTATTGCTATCTGCTTTATCCTCACTACTGCCAGCAATCTCCACAGTAAATAGCTGTGGTTCCAGCAAAAGACATTTATGATTCCTATCATAATGTTGATCACAGTAGTAACAAAGGCCTTTTGCTATTTTCTCAGCCCTCACATCAGCAGGTACATGTCTAAAATTCCTGTTTGGTCTATTGTGAAACTTAGTGATGGGAAGTGGAATAGGTTTTGTAGAAGGAGTGGGTAACAAGGCTGGTTTACTGGCATTCAAAGGGACAGCTTGTATGGCTTTGTAATTTTGTGAGTATGAATGTGTTTTGGctggtttttggtttaaagctaAATTATGTTCTTCTTGTAATCTTACAAACTCCACAGCCTCAGCTATAGTATTGGGTTTGAAAGGTTTCACAAAGGGTTTCACTACTGGATCAAGACCCCCAATAAAGCTATCTAATATGAACTCTTCAGGCAAATTGTGATGGGTTTGCAGTACACCGGATTTTAAATCTTCAAACTCATCCAGATATGTCTCAATTGAATCAGTTTGTGTCAACTTATTAAACTTTTCTACAGAATTGGTACCCCTAGTATCTTTAAATCTAGCAGCCAAGTCAAGACAAAATTCATGCCATTCCACATGTCCTCTAGCAGACAAATAACTACTAACCCAACTCTCAGCCTTATCATTCATGTTTAAAGAAGCTAAATCAACCTTTTGATCATCAGCAATTTTACACAAGCTAAAGTACTTGCTACATTTTCTAATCCAGATTCTGCAATTAGTACCATCAAATTTAGGAAATGACAACTTTGGATTATACCCTAAAGATTTCTGcaatgaattagtttcatgattaccTCTACTCCTAGAACCTGTAGGAGTTGAATCCTTCCATTGATTCTTCATTTCCATCATCACAGCTAGCATATCATCAATCTTTCTTGATTGATCCAGAATATGTGCAGATTGTGTTTCCATCCTTACAGACTGCTCATATAACCTTTCCTCAAGCTGCTTCAAGTGATCCTCTATCACCTTTCGAGTTGCAGGCGCCAGTTTAAGGAATTTCTCAACAATCAATTTCAACCAGATTGATCAATTTCTAATTGCTAATGCGAAAATCTCTTTTTTCCAGAATTGATTTCCCAGGGTCTTATCTGAGATCATCAAAGATTGTTTGATGTCAAtagttgctctgataccaatgttACAGTCACCTTGAGTGTGACTGCTTTGATCAATATCTTTGATCAATTTCTTGTTGATCAAGTCAAGAAAGAACTAAGAAGGAAGAAAGAATAGAAGataagaaagaagaagaagaagaagaagaagagagaagAATGAGAGTACAAGAGAATCAGAGAGAAGAGATAGGAATTAGGATTTTATTTCTGTTATTTGATAACTGATCACAATCAGCTAAAACAGTACTTATACAACGCAATATCGATTTTATACAATGCAATGCCATGTCATCAAGTTTGTTATAACAGCTTAACAAACTTTTAACTAACCAACTGACTAAAGTCAACATGTTGCCCATTGACTTAGTGTATTATCATTTGTGCCTTAACAGCAATTTGCAAAAATCTCAAACTATTAGCTTAACCATTGGAGTGATTTTGATAAAATAGtttggccaagcaaattagcttggaCAAGTTAATTTCTTGGGAAAAACTTGTCCAATTGGAATGtaagttttaattaaaataaagttcaaattaaatgattaattgaaAAGTGAACCTAATTTAATAATCCGTAGCAAGCTAGATTGCCAGATTAGTTTGTCATTGGGACATAAAATAGTTAGAAAATAAATTAGCTTAACATCTTAGTTGGCATGACAATCTAATTTAACGATTAGCTTACCATTGAGATTGCTCTAAGTGGACAAAAATGAATAGAAAGTGCAAGCGGGTAGGTTAGGGGAGGGGATTAGGGTGAGATTAAGTTGGAATTAGAATTGCAAAAGGTCTTGtgtgcacaaggtgtacaataaatttattgtacaccaagataactttaacccctttttttgtaactttaacctagttttgattaacttttatattagtaaaaaaaaattaatagataaatattttaaagggttaaatgattaattttatacattattagttagtttgaagaaataagttttactaaaatgaaaaaatttatcactaaaaaatagataacttttacatatatatgcttaacttttaagcattttgagttaacttttactccggtgtacaatatttattgtacacccattataaataagaatttgtgttagcATTGTAGGATGAGAGCAGTTTTGGGTGAATAATTTGCCATAAATGGCATAAATTCCAAATGAGAAGAAGAATAAGAAACACCAATGGTCCATTTACATGCTAACAAAACTTCACATAACTATTTTTCTTAAggataaatcacaaaaggaagttAAAACAACTTACGTGAACGGTCTGACGCCAAATTGTGCCAAATAATAATGAGTAAGAAACAAgagtagtactccgtatattagagactagattttagcccgtgcgttgcacggattggattaaatttcattttagatttattttttatttattagaatgtttgtttttttgatgaaattgtatatgcgtaatattaataattaattaataaaaatatctacgtggcactcaacttttttaattcaaaatcttatttttcattgaccgaaaccattagatttcttaCGTGGCGCTTtattattggattaatgtttgattatggattgaattttattttagattagtgtttgattttggataaataATTCTCTTTAAAAGAAACATTTTGCCTTTTGATGTATATCCTCTTTGTGACACTTATATTGAAACTATTAATCACCTTTTTATTAAGTGTCCAACTGCAAAATAGATTTGAACACTTAACCACACTAAAACTTAATTAGATTTCTCTAACCATCACCATAACTTTTTTTGAATACCATTCGATATCTAAAATACTTCCAAACAACCCTCTGTAAATTTTTATTTACCACTTGGGATCTATTGAAAGAGAGAAATGATTACATTTTCAACAATGGTAACTTTAATGCTTTTCGAGTCTTCTTTAAGGCTAGCATAGCCCACAAAGAATGGCAGCTGCGGATTGAGATTGACCTACATCAACTTAAGAGTACCCCTTTCACTTCACACACACAACAGTTAACTACACTCCTACTCCTATTTTAGTTCGATGATACCCTCCTCCACCGGGTACGTTCAAGCTCAATTTTGACGGATCATACAAAACTTCATCAGCAGCAGCTGAATTTATCATTCGCGACCACAATGACACTTATATCCTTACCCGCACTTACAATCTGGGCATTACACAAGCTTTCATGCATTGCAGAAGCTTGTGCTCTTCACAAAGGACTTCAAGAAGCAAAACACCTCAACATCAAGCATCTAAGTGTTGAAGGAGACAATTTGATGGTTATCAATGTAATAAAAGGAACTTGGAAAATCCCGTGGAAGCTCCATTTCATCCTTCAAGATATCAAGGATATTCTCACCATCTTCGACAATTGGGATATTAAGCACGTCTACCGAGAAGCTACCCGAGTAATAGATTGGATCGCAAATGTTGGTCACTTAATTAACAACACCATGAATATCGAATCTTGTAAAAGTCTCCAGTTACTTTCCATTTTAGACAATGATTACTTAGGAGTAACCCTCGTGCGGAGGGGCTTCTAatgtattatttaaaaaaaaaattgttactcCGTACTTTTTATTTGTTGGACCTactttaattttctcttttacTTCCACTTTTACCACTCGTAATGATCTTTTTGCCCTTCTTCTTCTTTACCAACGGCTACCCTCTTCATCTCTTCTCTTTTCTTGAAATATTCCTCAAATTATttcattataaatttataattgtccCCCCTTTTTTGGAACTTTGTGAAAAAATAGCTATTAATATATATGACTTTTTACTTTATAAAATGCTAATAGTTTAAAAGTTGCGGTTGAAGTGTGGCCCACGAAATGAGAAAATTAATGTTTTTTCCATTAGTAATTCACACAATTTCCTTCGGTAAAAAAAGGATAAATTGTTACCAcc
This genomic stretch from Spinacia oleracea cultivar Varoflay chromosome 3, BTI_SOV_V1, whole genome shotgun sequence harbors:
- the LOC110776918 gene encoding uncharacterized protein, producing the protein METQSAHILDQSRKIDDMLAVMMEMKNQWKDSTPTGSRSRGNHETNSLQKSLGYNPKLSFPKFDGTNCRIWIRKCSKYFSLCKIADDQKVDLASLNMNDKAESWVSSYLSARGHVEWHEFCLDLAARFKDTRGTNSVEKFNKLTQTDSIETYLDEFEDLKSGVLQTHHNLPEEFILDSFIGGLDPVVKPFVKPFKPNTIAEAVEFVRLQEEHNLALNQKPAKTHSYSQNYKAIQAVPLNASKPALLPTPSTKPIPLPITKFHNRPNRNFRHVPADVRAEKIAKGLCYYCDQHYDRNHKCLLLEPQLFTVEIAGSSEDKADSNSDLEAETDEDEDVNEPVLSLNALSGNQNFQTMRVKGLKGSRVFHILVDSGSTHNFLDLNLARKMGCSIESIPAQHVTVADGNHLKCQHVCKGFSWEMQGKLFVTDVMLIDLGGCDMVLGVQWLATLGPICWDFKELKMVFDQEGDQFTLKGVHPQKVRLLEGPPTEKLIENAVQLCLLQVRDISFNEVKLDNALLTPVSSELQSLKDRYKDIFADPELLPPHRGVFDHTIPLEPNARPVNIRPYRYPLKQRDIIEQLVQEMLDRGIIQNSASPFASPVVLVGKKDGTWRLCVDYRELNSKTIKNKFPIPIIDELIDELAGATVFSKLDLRAGYHQLRVHDDDVHKTAFKTHAGHFEFLVMPFGLTNAPASFQGWMYSVFKPLLRKSVLVFFDDILVYNKTIEDHWQHLGQVFELMRHNMMFAKASKCSFAMERVEYLGHYISAKGVETDPQKISAVESWHVPSNVKELRSFLGLTGYYRKFVQNYSLIYASCKGIGAVLMQENHPLAYISRTLGSKWQKLSVYEKELLAIVFAV